The DNA window aaaaacaaaaaccaaacaacaaaaaaaatagagttcGCTGGGAGATAAGATTGTAAAGAAAGACTTGGATAATATTTCAGACAATAGCAGCCTAAAGAATTTGGACTCAGTTGTGagagatcttggaatacaatCTATGGAAACTGGCAACTGATTACATATGGCCAATGAGGAAGACAGAAGAAGTCAGTGATGAATCCAAGGTTTGGGGCCCTGGTGACTGAAATAACAGTAATGGATTTGCTGTTAGGAAGTTGTAcaagttggatgagatgatcaGGGCGGTTCATCCCAAGCATTGAATGTGTCTATGTAGTCACTGGTATTCTTATAAACTAATGTTCCTTTAGCTTAGCTGGGGTTGGAAGCCAGATCACAGAAGGTTAAGGAATGAGGCAGGGGTGAGAACTATTATGAAGGGATATTAGGATAGAAGAAAGGAAGTATCCATATGTGTATAtccacatgtgtatgtatgtatacatgggtATATAGAGATGTATATACTTGTAATATGTAGATgtgcatataaacacatgcatgtgtatatatacacactatatatatctTGTGTATATGTTGTATGTCATATATGCTGTTtacatattttcatatacatacacatatgtatatatatacatatatatgtttgtatatgtgtatgcaaatGTGCATATGTGGTTGTTTTGGGTGAAGGGGTAGGATAGTGAAGACCTGATACTtataaacagagagaaaagaagctgatagggagagactgaagttTCCAAAGAGATCTATAGTGGTAAAGGTGACCCTCCTTAGCCCATGAGCTGCAAAGGTTAAGTAAGAACCCCTACTCTGGAATTAGCGTTTTCTACAATGAACTCCACTGCTTTTCAGTTGCTCATAGATTCTGTCCCTTAGCTGAGAAGCCCTAGAAACTCCaactatttatatatatttattttgaaaggaCTTGCCAGAGAGGGATTCAGAACAGAACAAGTTATCTGGTGCTGAAAATAAGTCTTCTAGGTCCTATGTTAATTGAAAAGACAATTCCATGCCTCATTACCCTCTGAAGCCAGAAACACCCATCAACACTTGACAACAGGAGGCCTAGAAATGGCCAACTAGTTTAGAACCATCACTATTTGCAGCTAAACAGAAGCTCCTCACAAAGCAGGAGGCAGGaatctgtttttctttcagtGCAATTATGTCTAGGGCTATTTTTCCCTAGAAATAgtccttggtatttttttttttgctctgcctgtgattttattggaagCCCGGTTATAGAACCCTTCTCTGCTTATGCAGATTAGTAATTTGTAATTTATAGATTTGCCTAGAGCAAATATTATCCTCTTccggagagattaagtgacttgcatagagtcacatggctagtcagAGGCCGGACCACCCTGGTCTTAAAAACCGGGTCTCATTGACTTCAAGACAAGTCCTCTATCTCCTGCAACTCACGacctctcttttctcattttcctcctggTATATTTTCCAGGAATATAGAGGGCAGGAATATAGAAGAGCGAATTTTTTTGTGGTGAGAGGCAGACAAGGATAAGACAATTCAATAGGCCTTTGACTGGTTAATAAAAAGAGgtgacatttcattttttaaggcGGCATTGAATGATCAGAGGCCACAATATGGGTCATGAAGAAGGGCCGCAGCGACACATCTTCGCAGCTTTTGTCTGGAGCTGAAGGCAGGAGGAGGGAGCCCAGAAACCCACTTACTCCCTGAAGCCCTGGTCCTTGCTCCTAACCTACGGGGCCAGCTGCGGGGGCGCTCGGCTTGtcccatggggtgggggtggggtggaatccCGAGGGTTGTCTCTGTGGATTCCTACTCTCTTCAGGCTGCTTTGATCCCGGGCCGAAGTAGCAAGGTGGGACCACATGAACGTTTCTCTTTTCACGGGCCCTCAGGGCTTCGTTGTCACCCAGTGGCACCCCGCTTCCCTAGCCCTCTCCCAGGAACTAAAGCTGGACCCTACTTTGAATGAGAAGGGGATCAAAACAACCTCGATCCctcttcagtttccttgtgtCGGTTGAGTTGCCCATGCATGCTTCCAAGTATTCGttgttaataacaacaatatcgtTCTAATGACGATTCCACAATCGTCCAGCGGTGTAAGGTCTACCAAGCACTTCCTTCATAGCTGtgaagtttttcttttatctagTAGAGCGTTAGCTCTTGGAAGGCAGAGCCTGTTTTATTGGTTCGTCTTTGTACcatttagtatagtgcttggtgCTTAACAGTTGCTCAATACAATCTGGAATTAGATAGGGAGTGCATCTATCCCatttaacagctgaggaaactgatgctcacaTGGGTTAGCTGACGAGTTCAGTCAGCTTCCAAAAGGCGAGATACGAATTCGATCCCTCCCTTGCCACCcgccacccccatcccccaaactGCGGACTCCAAGAGCTGCTCTTTGATCATCGTGTTACACCCGCAGGGTGGTCGttattatgaaaattgtttttctcGTTTTAAACCCTCTCCCCCCTTCGTAACGCCAGTGGTCCTCGGGAGCTGAAGATCCGGACCTCAGGGGGAAGGGGCGGAGCGCTTGCTTCTGGTCTCCCAgcatccccacccacccacccactccatTCTCCCCAACCCCCTTCTAAGGCTTCAGGTCTCCAGTAGCACGCGTTCCTTTCATGCCTTAGGGGAGGGggatgcgggggggggggaggtggtacGCGTCCTGTCATTTCTCTGGTGGGGGTGGCAAGTCAGGAGGCACAAAGTTAGGAGCCGCCCCTTAAACGTTCAGCTTTCGCTAGATCCTTCTTTCTGCTTTCCGGATGGAGGGACGAAACTGGGAGAAAGTTTTCACGCCGTGTTGGGTGGGGATGGGTGACGGAGTCGGAGCTCCGGGCGGTTGGTGTTGCTGGAAGGACTCGGGGCTTCCAAGCACTTGTTGCGGCCAATACATGGTGCGGAGCGTGGACATCTTGTTGGCTTTTTAATTCATAGGGGACTGTAGCCCTTCAAAGCCAATTCAGTGACCCAGGAAAAAGACCGGAGGGGTCGAAGCAGCCAAGGAGAGGTCCAGAGAAAGGGACGAAAGCCATGGCCGAGTCCAAGGACTCCTGCTGGTTGTCATTAAGTAAATGAAGAGAGTTGAATCCGTTCCCACGCTGCGCCAGGGGACTGGCTTTCCTAGGGGTTTCCAAGCACTGCAAAGGCGTTAACCCTGACTACACACTGGAGCAGATACAGCCGCATCTCTCTACCAGCCACCTTGTCACAAATTGGCTAAAGGATTCCCGCCACTAACCACAAGccagctcctccctccccctcctctttctttactACTTTTCagtgtccccccacccccttctttcaACCCTTCTTCGATTCCCTGCTGACGCTGACTAGTAGCTGTCCAGCAGTCTAACCTGGACCTGCGGAACTGAGAATACTGTCCTTTGGGGAATCCTCCTCTTCTCTACACAGACAGCCtcggggcaggggagggggcatctctctctctctctctctctctctctctctctctctctctctctctctctctctctctctctctctctctctctctccctccctccctccctccccaccctcccttccttcttccttccctccctcttctttcttctctctcgtCTCTCTCCTTGTTCCCCACAGGTCTCTGATCCCCAGCATTCGAGAGGTGACCAGGATGCAGCTGTGCAAAGGCCGGATGCTGGGCATCTCAGTGGCCATCGCCCATGGGGTCTTCTCGGGCTCCCTCAACATCCTGCTCAAGTTCCTGATCAGCCGCTATCAGTTCGCCTTCCTGACCCTGGTGCAGTGCCTGACCAGTTCCACCGCTGCCATCAGCCTGGAGCTGCTGCGGCGCCTGGGACTCGTCTCGGTGCCCCCTTTCAGCCTCAGCCTGGCGCGCCCCTTCGCCGGGGTCACAGTGCTATCCACGCTGCAGTCCAGCCTTACCCTCTGGTCTCTGCGGGGCCTCAGTCTCCCTATGTATGTGGTCTTCAAGCGTTGCCTGCCCCTGGTCACTATGCTCATCGGCGTCCTGGTGCTCAAGAACGGGGCGCCCTCCCCCGGGGTCCTAGTGGCCGTACTCATCACCACCTGCGGGGCAGCCCTAGCAGGTGAGCAGCTATAAGCCCCCCTCCTCCCCTACTGTCTTCTCCTGGTATCCCCTTCTCCAGTTTACACACTGCCCAACCCTAAAGCCCTGCTCCCTCCAAACCCTTCTTTCCTGGATGCTTTTATATTTCCACCTTCTCCATTGCTTTTCCCCTTGTTCCTCCTCCAGTTTTTCTGGCCGCCTCCATCATGCCTCACTTTATCAGTCTGGGGCCTTTACTAACAGTAGATCACGACAAAGGGATATCATGGGAAGAGTCCTAGATAACAATTCAGACCTGGGTTCGTGTCCCAGCTATGTCCCTTACTTGCTGTGcaccctgggacaagtcactttccttctttgggacacagtttcctcatcagtaaattgTAGCTTTGGGGTAAGGGGAAGAACCCAAGGACTTAGGAAtcccgggttcaaatccagccctgctACTTTTTAATTGCTTGTGTaaactgggtctcagtttcctcatccctaacatgaaggagttggattagatcatgagttcttaacctggagtctgtgaattaaaaaaaatattttgttaactatattTCAGCGTGAATACTCCCCTTTGTAagcctgtatattttattttatgcatttagaaacattctgagaaaaggtctataggcttcactatAGTGTCAAAGGGGGAGCTATGACACAGGTTGGGGCCAGGACCTTGCTTTAAATAATTGCTGAGCCCCTAGAGATGCCACTTTGACTAGAcctgggattggggtgggggagggagggtgtgtAGAGGGGGAGGGGACCGTAGAGGCTGAAGTTACTGAAGGCTGCACTTCGGGCAGGGGGCAGGAGTGGAGCAGAGGAACAGAGGATCGaaaatagtccttttttttttttttgtcggatTCCGTGGCCAGATTATATTAATACATGTCTGCTAATGGGATCCAGCACGAAGGAAACCCAGAGAAGGACAGTGACCTGTCAGGGTAGGCAGATAGTACTCACTTTTAAGCAACCACAAATTCGTTGACAAGGGGTGGAAGGGGTAGGAGGTGGGGAAGTTTCCAagagcaaaaccaaaccaaaccaaaacaaacaaacaaaaaacccttcaatCCATCGGTTGTATTTTCCCCTACGAAGCCTGGCGTCAGGTCTGTACGTCCCGGCCAACCATAGCCAAGGGTTCTTCCCAACACTGCAGGGAAACAATCGTGTTCCTAGATGCAGTGGGGCTTGGCAATTCGGGGGCATCAAGAGAGCTCAAAGCCCATTCAGATACTCCAGAGACTATCAGGCAGTCTATGAAGGGGGACCTAGGGAAAAGAGAACTCAGTTTCAGTTGAAAATTAGGAGGTAAGAAAGGAATCCCGTGTTCCCACATTTGCATCTAAGACGCAGTCTTGTGTTGTGATAAGATCACTGGCTTTGGAGTTGGAGGGCATGAGTTTGTATCCTGGCTGGTTCCTCACTTATAAAACCTTGTAttagtcatttccctttttggatctcattttgcttatctgtaaaaaacGGGGAATGCtggagggttggactaaatggcctctaagattATTTGGGGATTGAAACATAACAGTCTTGCTATGTTTGATGCTTCATTTTCCCTAGGAGCTCAAAGGACTTTCCTTATATCCTcactaaggggggggggggggatgaagacCAGTCCTGAGTTCCCATTtagtaaaggaaagaaatattagcACAGCAAAGCAGAGTGACAACAATCAACTTGACAAAACTAGGCAGCTTGGTTTCTCTACTTCTGGTCCAGTCTTCATTATAAAGACATTTAAAATTCGTGCAAAACAAAgaagtcttttttctctctctctcaggagcTGGTGATCTAACTGGGGACCCCATTGGGTATGTGACAGGTGTCCTGGCAGTCTTAGTTCATGCTGCTTATCTTGTGCTTATTCAGAAGACTAGTGCAGACTCTGAGCATGGAGCTCTCACAGCCCAGTATGCCATCGCCATCTCTGCCACACCTCTACTCATCATTTGCTCCTTTGCCAGCATGGATTCTATCAATGCTTGGGCCTTCCCAGGATGGAAAGATCCAACCATGGTCTGCATCTTTGTTGCTTGCATTTTGATTGGCTGTGCCATGAACTTTACCACACTCCACTGTACCTACATTAACTCTGCTGTGACCACTAGTTTTGTTGGAGTGGTGAAAAGCATAGCCACCATCACAGTGGGTATGGTGGCCTTCAATGATGTGGAGCCTACTTCTCTGTTCATAGCAGGTGTGGTGGTGAACACCTTTGGCTCTCTAATTTATTGTGTGGCCAAATTCATTGAGACCAGAAAGCAAAGCAGTTATGAGGATCTGGAGAAACATCATCGGGAAGGTGTGCAGGAGACAAATGGAGCTCAACCACCATTTGCTCTGGAGGCCCTGCccttggagaaaggaaatggtgaAGTGGAAGGAGAGGAAACAGCCTGTGGTATCAGTCAGTCCTACACAGAAAAGCCTAAACGTGGTGCTGTGGAAACAGCCCTAGTCTCCAGAAGCAGCCAGGAGGCAGAAGGAGTTAATAAGAACTCATTAAAAGATGCTTACCTTGGAGTGTGGAGATTGGTTAGGGGGACTAAATATGTGAAGAAAGATTATTTGCTAGAAAATGAGGAACTATCCAGCCCCTGAAAAggaaatgtatgtatataataataattattattatatatgtatgcaatgtacatatatacatacatacaaacactttatatatatatatgtatatgttttaatAAGGAAGATCATATATTTTATTCCTAGCGGGATAGGGAGCATACAGAAGAGGTTAGAAGGAATTGATACAATAAAAGAAAAGTAACtcctatatatattattttcactgAGAGTAAAGTGTATGGAAACTGATTAGCAAAATAAGGCAGCTGCATTGGTTTTAGGTTCTTGACCATTAATATTTTTTATGCTCTGAGCCCTCCTCCCCCAGGCATCTATGTTTTCTTCCACATGGAGTGTGAAAACAATGCACTTCCTAGGCCTTCATAGGAGAGTCGGGGCTAACAATTTTGTTAAAGTGGGAACTACAGTCTTGCTAACCTGTTAGAACTGGGGggaaatggtaaaaaataaaaataaaaatggcacTTGCTCTCTGAAGGCAGTGATTTGATAGACTCTATTTATAGATATTTTTAGATATCTTAAAATCTCATGTTTACTTCTTTTGCCTAATTGTTCTTCACTCCTTTTAAAATCAATGTTCATATTGGATCTTTATAAAGGAAAAGCTTTTTTGAAAATACTTGTCCCAGACTTTTAAGTGTGGAATTTATAATTCGTGGTTAGTAAATGTAAGAGTATTTTTATTAACAGAAACCTATTTATGACCTTTGCCTTGTAATGCTGAACCACTAAACACCAAATCCATTTTCTGTTGTTTTCGCTGTGTTTGATATTCTGCAGAGTGAACACACTGGCTGGACTACAATTCAACAGTGGCTGAATCTCAGCCAGGCAGAGTAAAAAGACATCCTGGAAGATAGTCTCTTTTACTCACTTAAAACCAAGCTCTGCAGCATCTACAGCTGTGTTTATATAGTAGAATGATGTTTTTCTAAtatcaaatttgaaaaaaaatctgaaaacataaGTACTGCTTTGTTGTTTTAACTGTTACATTATCAGAAACTCAAATTTTCACAGTGTTTGCCGTTCAATGCTGCTataattgttttgtattttttgcctttaatatgtgtgtatgggcTATCTAATATGTAGGAGTCATGTTTGAtaattcccaaaaggaaaatgggaatttGGTCAAAGCAACCAGATTTTCCAGTGAAGGAGAATGTtataaactaataaaaaaaaaaaacctgtgccTCCTCTTGAGGCATATCATACTGTTAATAGAATTCAATGAACATGGAAATGGGATAATAAAGTATTACACTTTGCAGAAATCTGGGGTTTTGTCCATTGTGTTGTCCatcatttcaatcaatcaaaaagcatttattatgcttttgctagttcaattcaatttagttcaacaaacatttattaagtgcctactgcatgccaaatattgttctagaaatacaaagacaaaaaggaaaacaaatcctgccctcaaggagcttatattctacctgGGAAAAGAACCTCAACTTAgttaaatgaatacaaaatagacACAAAGTAATTTTGGGAGGACCGACAGCAgtagggagatcagaaaaggattGGTGGATAAAGAAAGAGACAATAAAGCAGAGTCAGAGGTTCTGGTAGGCataagtgaggagggagaacattataGGTATCCATATTCCATGCAAAGGTACAGTTGGACTGCCCTGACCGGAGAACGGCAAATGTGGTTTGGCTGGAATGTGAAATCAGTCTGATAATTAGaatggagccagattgtaaagggctttcaaTGGCAGCctgtgtatttttaattttatcctagaggcaacagggagaaTGAAGCTTTTGGATCAGTgcagtgatatggtcagacctgtgctttggaaATATTCATTTGGCAGTTCTGACGAGGagggagactggatttgaagtttaAATGAGACATGGTTCCAATCTTAATGGGGCTTAGAGTCTAATAGGTGGCTACGATGCAAACCCAGGTATCTACAACACAAAACAATATTTCTCTGCTAACAAAAGGATATAGAAGGTCTGAATGGATGTTACTTCTGAAAGAATCTATCACAGAACACTTGTGCTAGATTACCATTTGTGATATAACTGCTTCCATGTTGTTCATTGAATTATAGAATCATGTAATGTAGAGGTTATagagttcaatcccttcatttaatttattttaatacattttattgatgtctttttatatcacagtcatttctggatataCTTCAATGCTTACTGAAATttccctcataacaaagaaaaacagctcaGCAAAACTAATATATCAATGAATGCATGCCAAGCATATAAATACTCAGTACCAAACACTCCCTTAAGTCTTGGGAATGAAATATAGTAGTGAgacaattcctgacctcaaggagtttctatttgataAATGAAGACAACACATGGGTGTTGACCAGGAAAGGGtgttttggtctgggaagtcaTAGGGATGGTGAATGGAGCCAAAGGAGAGTCAACTGACCCACTCTTTCCAGAAGAATAGCATAATTGAATTGATTATGCTTCCccaaattgtaacactaatgcattcttggtggagttgtgaactgatccaaccattctggagagcaatttagaactatctTCAAAgagctatgaaactgtgcataccctttgacccagcaataccactactagatctgtacccccaaagagatcataaaaagtgaaaaaggacccatatgtgcaaAATTTTTTATAAcagtagtggcaaagaattggaaattgagggaatgtccatcaattggggaatggccgaacaagttatggtatatgaatgtaatggaatactattgtgctataagaaatggtgagcagacaatttcagaaaaacctggaaagacttacatgaactgatactgagtgaagtgagcagaaccaggtgaacattgtacaaagtaacagcaacattgtatgatgatcaactatgatggaattagctcttctcagcaatgcaatgatccaagacaattccaaaggactcacgatggaaaatgctatctacatccagagaaagaactatggagtctgaatgaagattgagcaatactattttccctttttctttctctcttgtggGGCATGTGCCATGTAGCAGAATTGATGGATCAAAGGAAGTGCATGAacagtttagtgatttttcttgtataattgcaagttgttttccagaatagttggattgaTTGACAGTTCCACCACCATTGTAGGAATGTCCTGTTGTTCCATAGGCcctgtattattatttccatcttttcagtcagtcagtaatcattcattaaatgcctactatgtgccagactctgtgaTAAGTACTGAGTATACAAAGCAAGGTGGTTAGTCTTaatcttcaaggagctcacaatctagtgggaGAGAGAGCAtacaaacaagtatgtacaaacaagctacgaATAGGATCGGTAAGGCACTAGatttaagagggattgggaaaggtttcctggagaAGGGACTTTAGCTGGCACATGATGGAAACCAGAGAAGTCAGAAGGCAGAGAACACCTcccatcatctttgccaatctgattcaacttcttcatttcactgatgaggcaactgaggcacagagagactgTGTGACTTATCCAATCTTACACTACTGATTTAGGAGCAAAGTTGGTGGGTCACCTGACTTCTTGtccagttttctttgttttgttttgttttagattttttggtgaggcaattggggttaagtgacttgcccagggtcacacagctagtaagtgttaagtttctgagaccggatttgaactcaggtactcctgaatccagggccggtgctctatccactgcgccacctagctgccccccagttttctACACCATGTTATTTCTTGCCATTTTTTGCTGCTGGCCTGAATCTGAAAATAGTTCTGACCTACATCATCATCGATGTAGCTGCCAATGATTGGTAATACAGGGCAAAGCTaacattttcaaggagtttgataTAGAGCTCTTGAAACCTCTGTTGTTTGTTCTGCCGAAGAATAATTTTGGTTATAAGTTTACTAATATGATTTATCATAAATGTCAGCATATTGTGGAAACCTAAAACTGTGGAAGTAAGTCttttacttaaaatttatttaaaaaaaccaaatagagCAGAGATAAGATTATATTTCAACCCTGTAGTTTTGGTCTAAGATTATGAGAAATTCTCGTTCTGGCTATTTATAAAGGCACTAccttggtacttttttttttttaaagtaataaacatttttatttatagttttgggttcccacttttatccctcttcccctccctcccctcccccctccctgagagggtaagcaattaaatataggttatatatgtacgatcatgtaaaacattaccatattagtaattttgtataagaaaacttgaataaaagaaaaaaatgaaagaaagtgaaaatagcgtGCTTTAGTctgttttccatcaatatcagttctttctttggagtatgtttatgttgtgtgtatgtgtgtgtgtatatactctTCTGTGCTGCAGTCagaatagaatattaaatattaattaattaaatagaatattaaagcTGGAGGGAACCTTGAGGATCATTTAGTCAAGCCACCTCACttagagaaagagaaactaaggcccagagagaaaaaTTGATTTGTCCAAAGCTATACAACTAATTGGTAGGTTTGGAACTTATGCTCCAGTCTCAAGCTTCAGGTGTGtgtgtagttttctttttccaattatataaatAGGAAGGAGCACTTATGAAATTATAGCTAGAAATGGTTGGCAATAGCCTATAATGACTTCTTTTTAAATAAGCATGAATTTTAATGCTAGTATGCCATGGGGCAACACCTGCTTTATGTTTATGCagcagagaaagaataaaaaaaaaaggaaaagttgaatcagagggggcagctagtggcacagtggataaagcaccagccctggattcaggaggacctgagttcaaatctggcctcagatacttgatacttactagctatgtgaccctgagcaagtcacttaatcctcattgttcccccacccccacccccaccaaaaaaagttgaATCAGAGTGATATATTTGTTTAATTCTTTTGGTAGTTATATAAAAACAATACCAAACATCAAGTGATGATCTGTTTTTAACAATGAAAACTTAAAATCCTCTGAATTGAAATTTGATGATGTATACATTTTAGTGAAAAATTAACTTAGTTTTTGGAAATAAACTCATAATAACCAGGGCTTGGGTGCAAAAGGAACAGGCtaattagaattaggaagacagaGACTTTGTCCAGATGGTCCTCAGGGTCAGAAGGTCAGGCATCATTATTCTAGGGATGGGCACACAGCAGGGTGTCTGAAAGCAGGTCAGGAAACAGATCAATCCAGGAAAGAAAGGACAGGTGGATCATAACTACCATTTATTTAGTCAAATATATTTGTTTAGTCGattctgactcttcaggaccccatttggggttttcttggcaaagatagtagggtgatttgccatttccttctccagttcatttgagagctgaggaaaccaaagcaaacaaggttaagtgacttgcccaggatcacacaactaataagtgtctgaggccagagtcgaactcaaaaagatgaatcttttttATTTCAGGTCGTCTgtccaccttgccacctagctgcctcatttagTCAAGGAGGGATTCCAATAACCGAAAATGAGAGGAGGTCTAGGCAGGAACCTGGTGGTAGGTGGCAGGCAGCTCTGATGTTGAGAATCATGACCTGGTGATTGAGATTGAAGGACAAAGAACCACTAGATTCCTAATCTCTAGGATGACTGGGTTCAAATTGTGCTCTGTCACTATCCACACAACCTTCAGCAAACAACCCCTTGAAGTCTTGCTTTATAGAGGGCTGGGATTTGGACTTTCATCATTCTTCATCATCAGCTCTGCTTGGCTTCAACTCCCTTGGTGCCACTCCATTCCctgctgtcttcccccattggatTACGAACTTCTTGATAAagggaccatctttctttttcttatttgtatccccagaacttagcacagtctctgacacatagtaggtgcttaataaatgtttattgaattgtattgaattgaagctcaaattttttcatctgtaaaggggggatagtaatatttatatttatctcagCAAGTTGTCATGATAATTAAAATAAGTATTGTATGTAAAACTCTTTGTCATAGTAATGTGGATTT is part of the Dromiciops gliroides isolate mDroGli1 chromosome 4, mDroGli1.pri, whole genome shotgun sequence genome and encodes:
- the SLC35D3 gene encoding solute carrier family 35 member D3 is translated as MQLCKGRMLGISVAIAHGVFSGSLNILLKFLISRYQFAFLTLVQCLTSSTAAISLELLRRLGLVSVPPFSLSLARPFAGVTVLSTLQSSLTLWSLRGLSLPMYVVFKRCLPLVTMLIGVLVLKNGAPSPGVLVAVLITTCGAALAGAGDLTGDPIGYVTGVLAVLVHAAYLVLIQKTSADSEHGALTAQYAIAISATPLLIICSFASMDSINAWAFPGWKDPTMVCIFVACILIGCAMNFTTLHCTYINSAVTTSFVGVVKSIATITVGMVAFNDVEPTSLFIAGVVVNTFGSLIYCVAKFIETRKQSSYEDLEKHHREGVQETNGAQPPFALEALPLEKGNGEVEGEETACGISQSYTEKPKRGAVETALVSRSSQEAEGVNKNSLKDAYLGVWRLVRGTKYVKKDYLLENEELSSP